One genomic region from Gemmatimonas sp. UBA7669 encodes:
- a CDS encoding ATP cone domain-containing protein, translating to MATSVAPRSTAPRSPFGSYDATGVRVITEVIKRDGRRAPWDPERITRAIALAFYAARHDEAQNPHADDAAHRFGLGFTDFADVCEITQLVVNTVERKAQDGHDPSVEEIQDVVEMMIAARGHWDVAKRYVIYRAQRAQIRLAAHKDNGLQDYIFLSRYSRYREDLGRRETPAEAFTRVMDMHRAHFADKLDLPVAGFGGRTLRALMDETEQALQRKAILPSMRSLQFGGRAIEANNARMFNCAFTHMNRVDAFKEAFFLLMSGTGVGFSVQKHHVAQLPAFPVRGAENELPVVHFTVEDTLEGWADALDALMHSYLDHKKIEFNYSQIRSRGVPLRTSGGRAPGHLPLKKALSAVERMLDQVSGRALRPIEVYDILMHVAVAVLSGGIRRSATICLFSADDDEMAAAKTGNWFETNPQRGKSNNSAVLVRDQHSEADFQKLFELQKEFGEPGFYFVDDVEYGANPCVEIGLAPFAVVDEAAQAKLAEYGRPDVPLGSTVSGWQMCNLTTINANACDDEAGFLACCRAAALLGTLQAAYTHIPYLGAATRYINERESLLGVSICGILDRPSLLLNPSVLERGAQECLDTNAAIAEHIGIPSAARITCVKPEGTASLVLGAGSGIHPHHARHYFRRVQAARTEPLYQWFKLNNPHMTESSAWDPDTTDVITFPVTAPADAILRADVGAVQFLEYVRLVQQHWVVAGRRHEQYNPGLHHNVSNTVTVRDDEWDAVQQFIWANRNYFTGISLLRETGDKVYAQAPREEVTTETDMAKWNALQYRAVDYTALWEGTDMTTLGDTVACAGGACEIV from the coding sequence ATGGCCACGTCCGTCGCACCCCGCTCCACCGCTCCGCGCTCACCGTTTGGCAGCTATGACGCCACTGGTGTCCGCGTCATCACCGAAGTCATCAAGCGCGATGGCCGCCGCGCGCCCTGGGACCCGGAACGCATCACACGCGCCATCGCGCTGGCCTTCTACGCCGCGCGCCACGACGAAGCGCAGAACCCGCACGCCGACGACGCCGCCCATCGCTTCGGCCTCGGCTTCACCGACTTTGCCGATGTCTGCGAAATCACGCAGCTCGTCGTCAACACCGTGGAGCGCAAGGCCCAGGATGGCCACGACCCCTCGGTGGAAGAAATCCAGGACGTGGTCGAAATGATGATCGCGGCGCGCGGCCATTGGGACGTGGCCAAGCGCTATGTCATCTATCGTGCGCAGCGCGCGCAGATCCGCCTGGCCGCGCACAAGGACAACGGCCTGCAGGACTACATCTTCCTCTCGCGCTACTCGCGCTACCGTGAAGACCTGGGCCGCCGCGAGACGCCGGCCGAAGCGTTCACGCGCGTCATGGACATGCACCGCGCGCACTTCGCCGACAAGCTCGACCTGCCGGTGGCCGGTTTCGGCGGACGCACGCTGCGCGCGCTCATGGACGAGACCGAGCAGGCGCTGCAGCGCAAGGCCATTCTGCCCAGCATGCGCTCGCTGCAGTTCGGTGGCCGCGCCATCGAGGCCAACAACGCGCGCATGTTCAACTGCGCCTTCACGCACATGAACCGCGTGGACGCGTTCAAGGAAGCCTTCTTCCTGCTCATGTCGGGCACCGGCGTGGGCTTCAGTGTGCAGAAGCATCATGTGGCGCAGTTGCCGGCCTTCCCGGTGCGTGGCGCCGAGAATGAGCTGCCCGTTGTGCACTTCACCGTCGAAGACACGCTCGAGGGTTGGGCGGATGCGCTCGACGCGCTCATGCACAGCTACCTCGATCACAAGAAGATCGAGTTCAACTACTCGCAGATCCGCTCGCGTGGTGTGCCGCTGCGCACCTCGGGCGGTCGCGCCCCGGGTCACCTGCCGCTCAAGAAGGCCCTCTCCGCCGTCGAGCGCATGCTCGACCAGGTGTCGGGCCGCGCGCTGCGCCCCATCGAGGTGTACGACATCCTCATGCACGTCGCCGTAGCGGTGCTCTCGGGCGGCATCCGTCGCTCGGCCACCATCTGCCTCTTCTCGGCCGACGACGACGAAATGGCGGCCGCCAAGACGGGCAACTGGTTCGAGACCAACCCGCAGCGTGGCAAGTCCAACAACTCGGCCGTGCTTGTGCGCGATCAGCACAGCGAGGCGGACTTCCAGAAGCTGTTCGAGCTGCAGAAGGAATTCGGTGAGCCCGGCTTCTACTTCGTGGACGACGTGGAGTACGGCGCCAACCCCTGCGTGGAAATCGGTCTCGCGCCGTTTGCCGTGGTGGACGAAGCCGCGCAGGCCAAGCTGGCCGAGTACGGCCGTCCGGATGTGCCGCTGGGCAGCACGGTGAGCGGCTGGCAGATGTGCAACCTCACCACCATCAACGCCAACGCCTGCGACGACGAGGCGGGCTTCCTGGCCTGCTGCCGCGCGGCGGCGCTGCTGGGCACGCTGCAGGCGGCCTACACGCACATTCCGTATCTGGGCGCCGCCACGCGCTACATAAACGAGCGCGAGTCGCTGCTGGGCGTGAGCATCTGCGGCATTCTTGATCGGCCGTCGCTGCTGCTCAATCCGTCGGTGCTCGAGCGTGGCGCGCAGGAATGTCTCGACACCAACGCCGCCATCGCCGAGCACATCGGCATTCCGTCGGCGGCGCGCATCACCTGCGTAAAGCCGGAAGGCACGGCCAGCCTCGTGCTCGGTGCGGGCTCGGGCATTCATCCGCATCACGCGCGGCACTACTTCCGCCGCGTGCAGGCCGCGCGTACCGAGCCGCTGTATCAGTGGTTCAAGCTCAACAACCCGCACATGACCGAGTCGTCGGCCTGGGATCCGGACACCACCGACGTGATCACCTTCCCGGTCACGGCGCCGGCCGACGCCATTCTGCGGGCCGACGTGGGCGCCGTGCAGTTCCTCGAGTACGTGCGCCTCGTGCAGCAGCACTGGGTGGTGGCCGGCCGTCGCCACGAGCAGTACAACCCCGGCTTGCACCACAACGTGTCCAACACCGTCACCGTGCGCGACGACGAGTGGGATGCGGTGCAGCAGTTCATCTGGGCCAATCGCAACTACTTCACCGGCATTTCGCTGCTGCGTGAGACGGGCGACAAGGTCTACGCCCAGGCGCCGCGCGAAGAAGTCACCACCGAGACCGACATGGCGAAGTGGAACGCGCTGCAGTACCGGGCGGTGGACTACACGGCCCTCTGGGAAGGCACGGACATGACGACGCTCGGTGACACCGTGGCCTGCGCGGGCGGAGCCTGCGAGATCGTCTGA